A genome region from Glutamicibacter arilaitensis Re117 includes the following:
- a CDS encoding Maf family protein, whose amino-acid sequence MSEQLKTEPSLLLASASWGRKKVLTDAGLKFATQVSNVDEDAVLAAAVAADGEQSPAQTALLLARAKAEDVATGGHAAGTVVLGCDSVFELGGVAYGKPHTEEVARERWKQLSGSTGVLHSGHWLIDPAHPNQARGQVSSTVVHFSTVSDAEIEAYVASGEPLPCAGAFTIDGLAAAFIESIEGNFQNVVGLDVFVLRSLLAQSGISIVDLWK is encoded by the coding sequence ATGAGTGAACAGCTGAAGACCGAACCCAGCCTGCTGCTGGCTTCGGCATCATGGGGGCGCAAAAAGGTGCTCACCGATGCTGGGCTGAAGTTCGCCACCCAGGTTTCGAACGTGGATGAGGATGCAGTGCTCGCAGCAGCCGTGGCCGCAGACGGCGAGCAGAGCCCGGCGCAGACCGCGCTGCTGCTGGCCCGGGCCAAGGCGGAGGACGTCGCAACAGGCGGCCATGCGGCAGGAACCGTGGTGCTGGGCTGCGATTCAGTCTTCGAGCTGGGGGGTGTGGCCTACGGCAAGCCGCACACCGAAGAGGTCGCCCGCGAACGCTGGAAGCAGCTGAGCGGATCCACCGGAGTGCTGCATTCGGGCCATTGGCTCATTGATCCAGCTCACCCGAACCAGGCCCGCGGCCAGGTTTCCTCCACCGTGGTGCATTTCTCCACCGTGAGCGATGCCGAGATCGAGGCCTACGTCGCCAGCGGGGAGCCTTTGCCCTGTGCCGGGGCATTCACCATTGACGGGCTGGCTGCCGCCTTCATCGAGTCCATTGAAGGCAACTTCCAGAACGTGGTCGGTCTCGACGTCTTTGTCCTGCGAAGCCTGCTCGCGCAAAGCGGCATCAGCATCGTGGACCTCTGGAAATAG
- a CDS encoding VOC family protein — protein MRIYMTSVFVDDQKLAKNFYTEILGFKVKNDIPMGEFSWLTLVSSQEEQGTELLLEPSAHPAVGPYRDALKADGIPAASFAVEDVQAEYERLSELGVQFTQEPMDAGPVMVATFDDTCGNLIQISSNKS, from the coding sequence ATGCGCATCTACATGACAAGTGTCTTTGTGGATGACCAGAAGCTCGCTAAGAATTTCTATACCGAGATTCTTGGCTTCAAGGTCAAGAACGATATCCCCATGGGCGAATTCAGTTGGCTGACTTTGGTTTCTTCCCAGGAGGAGCAGGGTACTGAACTGCTGTTGGAACCTTCCGCCCACCCGGCGGTAGGCCCGTACCGTGATGCACTGAAGGCAGACGGCATTCCTGCCGCATCATTCGCGGTTGAGGATGTCCAAGCCGAATACGAGCGGCTGTCGGAACTGGGCGTGCAATTCACCCAGGAGCCCATGGACGCAGGACCGGTCATGGTTGCGACCTTTGACGATACCTGCGGCAACCTGATCCAGATATCCAGCAACAAGTCCTGA
- a CDS encoding ISL3-like element ISAar19 family transposase: MLNPTFTAPDLTTFTNLDGLGLTAIGQHLSAAKAEILCHVTNPIPWCQTCGAAGIPRDTVTRRLAHEPLGWRPTVLVIKHRRYRCANCQRVWREELSQAVAPRQKISRTGLRWALVGLVCHHLSVSRIAEGLGVTWNTANEAVLAEGQRLLIDDPTRFDGVKVLGVDEHVWRHTRTGDKYVTVIVDLTAVRDGTGTARLIDMVPGRSKAVFKTWLADQEEQWKQGIEVVAMDGFTGFKTAAVEELPHAVEVLDPFHVVKLGSEALDQTRQRIQREQHGRRGRKDDPLYKCRRTLTTGLSLATEKQKTKLEDLFKEPEYEPVQLVWSVYQKMVDAYRQPKPEVGRWALEQLINEVGTKVPKGLPELKKLGGTLRRRKTDILAYFDHIGSSNGPTEALNGRLEHLRGIALGFKNLAHYIARSLLETGGFRRRLHPQS, encoded by the coding sequence TTGCTCAATCCTACCTTCACCGCACCAGACCTCACCACTTTCACCAATCTTGACGGCTTGGGACTGACCGCAATCGGGCAACACCTGAGCGCAGCGAAAGCCGAAATCCTCTGCCACGTCACCAACCCGATCCCTTGGTGCCAAACCTGCGGAGCAGCAGGCATTCCACGCGATACCGTCACTCGCCGCCTCGCCCACGAACCATTGGGCTGGCGTCCCACTGTCCTAGTCATCAAACACCGCCGCTACCGTTGCGCCAATTGCCAACGAGTCTGGCGTGAAGAGCTGTCCCAAGCAGTAGCGCCACGCCAGAAAATCAGCAGGACCGGGCTACGCTGGGCGCTGGTTGGACTGGTCTGCCACCACTTGTCAGTCTCCCGAATTGCCGAAGGCCTCGGCGTCACCTGGAATACCGCCAATGAGGCTGTGCTGGCTGAAGGTCAACGCTTACTGATTGATGATCCAACCCGCTTCGACGGGGTCAAAGTGCTGGGAGTCGATGAACATGTTTGGCGGCATACCCGAACCGGCGACAAATACGTCACCGTGATTGTGGACCTCACCGCGGTGCGTGACGGCACCGGTACCGCACGACTGATCGACATGGTCCCTGGAAGATCCAAAGCTGTATTCAAAACCTGGCTGGCTGATCAAGAAGAACAATGGAAACAGGGCATTGAAGTCGTCGCAATGGACGGTTTCACCGGCTTCAAAACAGCTGCCGTCGAGGAGCTACCCCACGCGGTGGAGGTGTTGGATCCATTCCATGTAGTCAAACTAGGTTCCGAGGCGCTGGACCAGACCCGGCAACGGATTCAACGTGAGCAACATGGGCGTCGAGGACGCAAGGATGACCCGCTTTACAAGTGCAGGCGAACGCTGACCACGGGACTATCCTTGGCTACGGAAAAGCAGAAGACCAAGCTTGAAGACCTGTTCAAGGAGCCGGAGTATGAGCCGGTTCAATTGGTCTGGAGCGTGTATCAGAAGATGGTGGATGCCTACCGGCAACCGAAGCCCGAGGTCGGACGGTGGGCCTTGGAGCAACTGATCAACGAAGTTGGCACGAAGGTACCGAAAGGGTTGCCGGAGCTGAAAAAGCTCGGCGGCACCCTGCGCAGGAGGAAGACGGACATTCTCGCGTACTTTGATCATATTGGTAGTTCGAATGGTCCTACCGAGGCTTTGAATGGCAGGTTGGAGCATCTGCGAGGTATCGCGTTGGGGTTCAAGAATCTGGCGCACTATATCGCCCGGTCGTTGTTGGAGACCGGTGGGTTTAGACGGCGTTTACACCCTCAATCCTGA
- a CDS encoding DUF885 domain-containing protein, translating to MTSSAPHREPSAIDQIAETFFAKSLELTPELGVSLGMPGYETTYSDYSPAATTMQINLLRETLGSLANATPVDAIDEVSLDAMTERLSLELEILFTGRTELNNIASPAQDIRAMLDLMPQESSEDFAFIAQRMANIPAAIEGYIASLRDSASNGLIAARRQVSIVITQTTDYAKDGGFFDQLAASGSTVDSGLQEQLETGAAAAKQAYRQLASFLEDELLAQAPQEDAVGREYYSLMSRRFLGAAVDLEETYAWGVAELDAIIEEQQRVAQQIKPGSTIEEAKKLLNEDPARKLSGTDSLREWMQGKADQAISELSRTHFEIPAPMDRIECMIAPTQDGGVYYTGPSEDFSRPGRMWWSVPPGEDEFTTWAELTTVYHEGVPGHHLQIGTAQMQAATLNSWRRLMCWVSGHGEGWALYSERLMHQLGYLDDPGDYMGMLDAQRIRAARVVFDIGVHLGLEVPEQWGTGTWNAENGYEFLEKNLDMSKGQLDFEFNRYLGWPGQAPSYKIGQRLWEQIRDDLAAAKGENFSLKDFHTAALKLGSVGLDTLKRALVR from the coding sequence ATGACATCCTCTGCACCGCACCGCGAGCCATCGGCAATTGACCAGATTGCCGAGACCTTCTTCGCCAAATCCCTGGAACTGACCCCCGAGCTGGGCGTCAGCTTGGGCATGCCAGGTTACGAAACCACTTACAGCGACTACTCCCCCGCTGCCACCACTATGCAGATCAACTTGCTGCGTGAAACCTTGGGTTCCTTGGCCAATGCCACGCCAGTGGATGCCATTGATGAGGTTTCTCTTGACGCCATGACCGAGCGCTTGAGCCTCGAATTGGAAATCCTGTTCACCGGACGCACCGAGCTGAACAACATTGCCAGCCCGGCTCAGGATATTCGCGCAATGCTTGATCTGATGCCACAGGAGTCATCTGAAGACTTTGCCTTCATTGCCCAGCGAATGGCCAACATTCCTGCTGCCATCGAGGGCTACATCGCCTCCTTGCGCGATTCGGCTTCGAACGGATTGATTGCAGCCCGGCGCCAGGTGTCCATCGTGATCACCCAAACTACTGATTACGCCAAGGATGGCGGCTTCTTCGACCAGCTGGCAGCATCCGGGAGCACGGTGGATTCCGGACTGCAAGAGCAGTTGGAAACCGGAGCAGCGGCAGCCAAGCAGGCGTACCGCCAGCTCGCCTCGTTCCTGGAAGACGAGCTGCTCGCCCAAGCACCGCAGGAAGATGCCGTGGGCCGCGAGTACTATTCCTTGATGTCCCGTCGTTTCCTAGGCGCCGCCGTGGATTTGGAAGAGACCTACGCTTGGGGTGTTGCAGAACTCGATGCCATCATTGAAGAACAGCAGCGGGTAGCCCAGCAGATCAAGCCTGGTTCCACGATTGAGGAAGCCAAGAAGCTGCTCAATGAGGATCCAGCACGCAAGCTGTCAGGCACCGATTCGCTGCGCGAATGGATGCAGGGCAAAGCCGACCAGGCGATAAGTGAGCTGTCCAGAACGCATTTCGAGATCCCTGCGCCGATGGACCGCATCGAATGCATGATCGCGCCGACCCAGGACGGCGGGGTGTACTACACCGGCCCGTCCGAGGACTTCAGCCGTCCGGGCCGCATGTGGTGGTCCGTTCCCCCTGGCGAGGATGAGTTCACCACTTGGGCAGAGCTGACCACGGTCTACCACGAAGGCGTTCCAGGACACCACCTGCAGATCGGTACTGCGCAAATGCAAGCCGCTACGCTCAACAGCTGGCGTCGCCTGATGTGCTGGGTTTCCGGCCACGGCGAAGGCTGGGCGCTCTATTCGGAACGACTCATGCACCAGCTGGGTTATCTCGATGACCCGGGAGATTACATGGGCATGCTTGATGCCCAGCGCATTCGCGCCGCCCGCGTGGTCTTCGACATCGGAGTCCATCTGGGGCTGGAAGTTCCCGAGCAGTGGGGCACCGGTACGTGGAATGCCGAGAACGGTTACGAGTTCTTGGAAAAGAATCTGGACATGTCCAAGGGACAGTTGGATTTCGAGTTCAACCGTTATCTCGGATGGCCTGGCCAGGCTCCGTCCTACAAGATCGGCCAGCGCCTCTGGGAGCAGATCCGCGATGACCTGGCAGCAGCCAAGGGCGAGAACTTCTCGCTGAAGGACTTCCACACCGCCGCGTTGAAGCTCGGTTCGGTGGGGCTGGATACCCTCAAGCGCGCGTTAGTCAGATAG
- a CDS encoding MMPL family transporter has translation MASLLYRLARWAHLHRYRVISMWLAAFIFIGLCASLFMGQLSNTFTLPGTETQRTLDRMKEELPDLSGGSGSIVFRESSDRPLNETQQNAIAESLDQLALHSQVVEAMSPFELQEQLDKAQPELDKAQQELVDGQAKIDDAQKQIADGKEQLKDGREELTKGWAEYFDGQKEIQSAEPQIAAAEKQLADSRAQLEAGQRELASGRAQLEAGEAKYKDGLAQYNAGKAQYEAGQKQFEAGEQKLDAADAKLAEGEKEYQAGLDQLLGDSSREEFTATLAESKQEATAGVKAADDALATAQAGLEEANTAIETLTTQIAGVKQQLAAAEEAGNQEEIAKYTKALNDLQSGLAEAEAGKAAAESGIEQATAGKQQATAALKQIAKAEAGLSSLDAARKELDAGQAQAQAGREELEANRSKLTDSKAQLADAKAQLDAAKTEIASNKEKLNQGQAELDAGKTKLEAGQREFDAKKAQFLAGKEQLVEAKKQLDAGEKTIKEKTAELEQGEKDVAQGLKDLESGRAELEFASRQVGASSDMRFVSEDGSTAVSQVTFKVQTDALTPDDREQIKAIAAGPQANGVEVLFSKEIMQDMSQVFGASEIIGVIIAAIVLIAMLGTLVAAGLPLLLAILGVGAGVGTTMAFSSLIDMASITPALALMLGLAVGIDYALFIIHRHRSQLLGGMEVGESIARAVGTSGNAVVFAGLTVIIALAALAVPGLPFLTILGLSAAFTVFCSVILNITLLPALLSLAGNKLVSKRARKKAAAQAANPKIKESFSIRWVRMVTKIAVPVTLLVVVVLGAIALPATQMRTALPDGSAEPADSQAFQAYEQTSDKFGSGYNGPLLVLADLPAGLSERQADEMSLDVADKLREYSGVVAAIPVTMTEDRTLAAIQVIPTDGPSSEATEALVHQLRADYAKFSEATGADIAVTGQVAAQIDVSEKVTAALVPYLSIVVGLSLILLLLVFRSVVVPLLATGGFLLSLAAAFGASVMVYQFGWFSSVFDVNVPGPLLSFLPILLTGILFGLAMDYQVFLVSAMRERFAHGEPAKEAVRSGFSMAAPVVTAAALIMISVFAGFVFSHLAMIRPLGFALAFGVLFDAFIIRMTFIPAVMHLLGDKAWYLPKWLDKILPDVDVEGSKLNEMLESGHDDSDAGFEPNQTKENAAV, from the coding sequence ATGGCTTCCCTCCTCTACCGCCTCGCGCGATGGGCACATCTGCACCGCTACCGTGTTATTTCGATGTGGCTGGCAGCGTTCATCTTCATCGGCCTATGCGCCAGCTTGTTCATGGGCCAGCTCTCCAATACCTTCACCCTTCCGGGCACCGAAACCCAGCGCACCTTGGATCGGATGAAAGAAGAGCTTCCGGATCTTTCCGGTGGGTCAGGCTCCATCGTGTTCCGCGAAAGCTCGGACCGACCGCTGAACGAAACCCAGCAGAATGCCATTGCCGAGTCCTTGGACCAGCTGGCTTTGCACTCCCAGGTTGTCGAAGCCATGAGCCCTTTCGAGCTGCAGGAACAGCTGGATAAGGCACAGCCTGAACTGGACAAGGCGCAGCAGGAGCTTGTCGATGGACAGGCCAAGATCGATGATGCTCAAAAGCAGATTGCCGACGGCAAGGAGCAGCTCAAGGACGGTCGCGAAGAACTGACCAAGGGCTGGGCAGAGTACTTCGACGGACAGAAGGAAATCCAGTCCGCAGAGCCGCAGATCGCCGCCGCCGAAAAGCAGTTGGCAGACAGCCGGGCACAGCTGGAAGCCGGCCAGCGCGAGCTGGCCTCGGGTCGTGCGCAGCTGGAAGCCGGAGAAGCGAAATACAAAGACGGCCTAGCCCAGTACAACGCCGGCAAGGCGCAGTACGAAGCTGGCCAAAAGCAGTTTGAAGCTGGCGAGCAGAAGCTCGATGCGGCCGATGCCAAGCTGGCTGAAGGCGAAAAAGAGTACCAGGCTGGCCTGGACCAGCTCTTAGGCGATTCTTCTCGTGAAGAATTCACCGCAACCTTGGCGGAAAGCAAGCAGGAAGCGACCGCGGGTGTGAAAGCGGCCGATGACGCTCTGGCAACAGCACAGGCTGGCCTTGAAGAAGCCAACACCGCCATTGAAACTCTCACTACCCAGATTGCTGGCGTGAAGCAGCAGCTTGCTGCCGCGGAAGAAGCCGGAAATCAAGAAGAGATCGCGAAGTACACCAAGGCACTGAACGACTTGCAGTCCGGTCTAGCCGAGGCCGAAGCTGGCAAGGCCGCCGCGGAAAGCGGGATCGAACAGGCAACTGCTGGCAAGCAGCAGGCAACCGCAGCTCTTAAGCAGATCGCCAAGGCCGAGGCCGGACTGAGTTCACTCGACGCCGCCCGCAAGGAACTCGACGCGGGCCAGGCCCAAGCCCAGGCGGGACGCGAAGAGCTGGAAGCCAACCGCAGCAAGCTCACTGATTCCAAAGCACAGCTGGCCGATGCCAAGGCGCAGCTGGATGCCGCGAAGACTGAAATCGCCAGCAACAAGGAGAAGCTGAACCAGGGCCAAGCCGAACTTGATGCCGGCAAGACCAAGCTGGAAGCTGGACAGCGTGAATTCGATGCCAAGAAAGCGCAGTTCCTTGCAGGCAAGGAACAGCTGGTAGAGGCAAAGAAGCAGCTGGACGCCGGCGAAAAGACCATCAAGGAAAAGACCGCAGAACTCGAGCAGGGCGAGAAAGACGTTGCACAGGGCCTGAAGGATCTGGAATCCGGCCGTGCTGAACTGGAATTCGCGTCCCGCCAGGTCGGAGCAAGCTCCGATATGCGCTTCGTTTCTGAAGACGGAAGCACCGCCGTCTCCCAGGTGACCTTCAAGGTCCAGACCGATGCCCTGACCCCTGATGACCGCGAGCAGATCAAGGCCATCGCCGCCGGTCCACAAGCTAACGGCGTGGAGGTGTTGTTCTCCAAGGAGATCATGCAGGACATGTCCCAGGTCTTCGGCGCGTCGGAAATCATTGGCGTGATTATCGCTGCCATTGTCCTGATCGCCATGCTGGGCACACTGGTCGCTGCGGGTCTTCCGCTGTTGCTGGCAATCCTGGGCGTGGGCGCCGGCGTCGGTACGACCATGGCCTTCTCATCACTGATTGACATGGCCTCGATTACCCCAGCGCTGGCCCTCATGCTGGGCCTTGCGGTGGGCATCGACTACGCGTTGTTCATCATCCACCGACACCGCTCGCAATTGCTCGGTGGCATGGAGGTTGGCGAATCCATTGCACGCGCAGTGGGCACCAGTGGAAACGCAGTGGTCTTCGCCGGACTGACCGTGATCATCGCCCTGGCGGCCCTGGCTGTTCCAGGCCTTCCGTTCCTGACCATCCTGGGCCTGTCTGCGGCATTCACCGTATTCTGCTCGGTCATCCTGAATATCACCTTGCTTCCGGCGCTGCTGTCCTTGGCCGGAAACAAATTGGTGTCCAAGCGAGCCCGCAAGAAGGCTGCTGCGCAAGCAGCGAATCCTAAGATCAAGGAATCTTTCTCCATCCGCTGGGTTCGCATGGTCACCAAGATTGCCGTGCCGGTAACCTTGCTGGTTGTCGTGGTGCTGGGCGCCATCGCCTTGCCGGCAACCCAGATGCGCACTGCCCTGCCCGATGGCAGTGCAGAACCTGCTGATTCGCAGGCCTTCCAGGCCTACGAGCAGACCAGCGATAAATTCGGCTCCGGCTACAACGGTCCGTTGCTTGTCCTTGCTGATCTGCCTGCTGGGCTCAGCGAGCGCCAGGCCGATGAAATGAGCCTGGACGTTGCCGACAAGCTGCGCGAGTACAGCGGCGTGGTAGCGGCGATTCCGGTCACCATGACCGAGGACCGCACCTTGGCCGCCATCCAGGTGATCCCTACCGACGGTCCGTCCTCGGAAGCCACCGAAGCGCTGGTGCACCAGCTGCGTGCTGACTACGCGAAGTTCTCCGAGGCTACGGGTGCCGATATCGCCGTGACCGGCCAGGTTGCCGCGCAGATTGACGTGTCGGAGAAGGTCACCGCCGCATTGGTGCCATACCTGAGCATTGTGGTTGGCTTGTCGCTGATCTTGTTGCTGCTGGTCTTCCGTTCGGTGGTCGTTCCGCTGCTGGCCACCGGTGGCTTCCTGCTCTCGCTCGCGGCTGCATTCGGTGCCAGTGTCATGGTCTACCAGTTCGGCTGGTTCTCCAGCGTCTTCGATGTCAATGTTCCAGGTCCGCTGCTGAGCTTCCTGCCGATCCTGCTGACCGGCATCCTGTTCGGCCTGGCCATGGACTACCAGGTGTTCCTGGTTTCTGCGATGCGCGAGCGCTTTGCCCACGGCGAGCCGGCCAAGGAAGCGGTCCGTTCCGGCTTCTCAATGGCCGCTCCGGTGGTTACGGCCGCTGCGCTGATCATGATCTCGGTCTTCGCAGGCTTCGTGTTCTCGCATCTGGCGATGATCCGCCCGCTGGGCTTCGCCTTGGCATTTGGCGTGCTCTTCGATGCGTTCATCATCCGCATGACCTTCATCCCTGCGGTCATGCACCTGCTGGGCGACAAGGCCTGGTACCTGCCCAAGTGGCTGGATAAGATCCTGCCGGACGTTGATGTGGAAGGATCGAAGCTGAACGAAATGCTCGAATCCGGACATGATGATTCGGATGCTGGCTTCGAGCCGAACCAGACCAAGGAGAACGCCGCCGTATGA
- a CDS encoding DUF2975 domain-containing protein has translation MAIITSRIVLVAAFLGAFLVQLVALPAFIQESLHIHPEVQPLARPYQWTVNSGILCFQIAIIATWILLAKFARNHKLMHDALPWISLIIWMAALGTFLVLALGVHLLGIYGAGGPGVAFMVFTTVSCGTAATVLLIAKRSQVRAQLRQ, from the coding sequence ATGGCCATCATTACAAGCAGAATCGTTCTCGTTGCAGCTTTCCTCGGCGCATTCCTCGTGCAACTCGTTGCACTTCCTGCTTTCATCCAAGAAAGCCTGCACATCCACCCCGAAGTCCAACCACTTGCCCGACCGTACCAGTGGACTGTGAACTCAGGCATACTTTGCTTCCAGATTGCCATCATCGCCACCTGGATCCTTCTGGCCAAGTTCGCGCGCAACCACAAGCTGATGCACGACGCGCTTCCTTGGATCAGCCTCATCATCTGGATGGCCGCCCTTGGGACATTCCTTGTCCTGGCACTCGGGGTGCACCTGCTGGGAATCTACGGTGCAGGCGGGCCCGGTGTGGCATTCATGGTCTTCACCACCGTTTCGTGCGGCACCGCAGCCACCGTGCTGCTCATTGCCAAGCGCAGTCAAGTGCGCGCCCAGCTCCGCCAGTAA
- a CDS encoding IS481-like element ISAar28 family transposase, giving the protein MKNDPVNSTIRLAIARWPQDAPRGAVTAFCTEHEISRKTFYQIRKRAQTKGQAAALEPRSRRPKKAPTATNEAVKDQAVAMRKALQASGWDHGPISVHDHMKKLGMPTVSISALARIFSERGLVTPAPQKRPRSSYRSFRYPMPNSCWQLDATEYVLEGGRKCVIFQLIDDHSRLAVASLAAKTENGQDAVKVFRKGIESCGVPQRLLTDNGDALNPIRRGVLSELVAYANGLGIATITGKPHKPTTQGKNERLHSTLFKWLKKQPFATDLAQLQAQLDVFDHAYNTQRGHQSLEDRMTPQEAWDATPAAEPLELGQWKELSTKPGPSQAQVALGVQAGSERVARQLAAARTPPEPAKLSATLRSELMGESGSHVLRANKNRCLRVAGVEIYLGKLLRSTVVNVVWDPTDLMVLSMEGELVAKFDYPFPQGVKYLSLKHATEKFQNMPDPV; this is encoded by the coding sequence GTGAAAAATGATCCAGTCAACTCGACAATACGCTTAGCCATCGCCCGATGGCCACAAGACGCTCCCAGAGGCGCGGTCACCGCCTTCTGCACGGAACACGAAATTAGCCGCAAGACTTTCTACCAAATCCGCAAACGAGCCCAAACCAAAGGCCAAGCAGCAGCCCTGGAACCCCGCTCCCGACGGCCGAAAAAAGCGCCTACCGCAACAAACGAAGCCGTCAAGGACCAAGCGGTCGCAATGCGCAAGGCGTTGCAAGCCTCGGGCTGGGATCACGGACCGATCAGCGTGCACGATCACATGAAGAAGCTGGGCATGCCCACGGTATCGATCTCGGCACTGGCCCGGATCTTCTCCGAACGAGGCCTGGTTACCCCAGCCCCGCAGAAGCGTCCGCGTTCCTCCTACCGGTCCTTCCGCTATCCGATGCCCAATTCCTGCTGGCAGCTGGACGCCACCGAATACGTGCTGGAAGGAGGACGCAAATGCGTGATCTTCCAGCTGATCGATGACCATTCCCGGCTGGCGGTCGCTTCATTGGCCGCCAAGACCGAGAACGGCCAAGATGCAGTGAAGGTCTTCCGCAAAGGCATCGAATCGTGCGGCGTGCCGCAAAGACTGCTCACCGATAATGGTGATGCGCTGAACCCCATCCGCCGTGGCGTGCTGAGCGAGCTGGTCGCTTACGCCAACGGTCTGGGCATCGCGACGATCACTGGCAAACCCCACAAGCCCACCACCCAGGGCAAGAACGAACGGCTTCATTCAACCTTGTTCAAATGGCTGAAAAAGCAGCCGTTCGCCACCGATCTAGCACAGTTGCAGGCGCAGCTGGATGTCTTCGACCATGCCTATAACACCCAACGCGGGCACCAGTCCCTGGAAGATCGGATGACTCCGCAAGAAGCGTGGGATGCAACGCCCGCAGCTGAGCCGCTGGAGCTTGGGCAATGGAAGGAACTGAGCACGAAACCAGGACCGAGCCAGGCTCAAGTAGCTCTTGGCGTCCAAGCCGGAAGTGAGCGCGTGGCCCGGCAGCTGGCTGCTGCACGAACCCCTCCAGAGCCGGCTAAGCTCAGCGCCACGCTGCGTTCTGAACTCATGGGCGAGAGCGGAAGCCACGTGCTGCGAGCCAATAAGAACCGCTGCCTGCGGGTTGCCGGGGTTGAAATTTATCTGGGCAAGCTACTGCGCTCCACAGTGGTAAATGTGGTTTGGGACCCGACAGACTTGATGGTGCTGAGCATGGAGGGTGAACTGGTCGCGAAATTCGATTACCCGTTCCCGCAGGGCGTGAAGTATTTGAGTTTGAAGCATGCCACGGAGAAGTTCCAAAACATGCCTGACCCGGTCTGA
- a CDS encoding TetR family transcriptional regulator: MTSPSSGTRRELNKRATKQAIVEAVADLLRNGAGTALTATQIAEAAGVSRRTLFNYFPSVDAVFSYPLHQVLGSMVDSISDLTDSMPLVEAILESLKSDEVSQLLGQVAQFGAFLRTEEAKCGFPAMMGEWQNATAEVIEKVARRYPQADSFSIRVFTHAMLGAGQAAFDEWIERLPVDETHGLDISPELISVFHSLITRAMKTLDQGFTALPLTSTSTLKDI; the protein is encoded by the coding sequence GTGACTTCCCCGAGTAGCGGCACGCGCCGCGAACTGAACAAGCGAGCAACGAAGCAGGCCATCGTTGAAGCCGTTGCAGACCTGCTGCGCAACGGCGCTGGCACGGCCCTGACCGCCACCCAGATTGCCGAAGCGGCCGGCGTATCCCGCCGGACCCTCTTCAACTACTTCCCGTCAGTGGATGCGGTCTTTTCCTATCCCCTGCACCAGGTCCTGGGAAGCATGGTCGATTCCATCAGCGACCTGACCGACTCCATGCCCCTGGTCGAGGCGATCCTTGAATCGCTCAAGTCCGATGAAGTCTCGCAGCTGCTTGGGCAGGTGGCGCAGTTTGGCGCGTTCTTGCGAACGGAGGAAGCTAAATGCGGCTTCCCCGCCATGATGGGCGAATGGCAAAATGCCACCGCTGAAGTTATCGAAAAAGTCGCCCGCCGCTATCCGCAGGCCGATAGTTTTTCCATCAGAGTCTTTACCCATGCGATGCTCGGCGCAGGCCAAGCGGCGTTTGATGAGTGGATCGAGCGTCTGCCCGTCGATGAAACGCACGGTTTGGATATTTCCCCAGAGCTCATCTCCGTCTTCCATTCTTTAATTACCCGGGCCATGAAAACCCTTGACCAGGGATTCACCGCCTTGCCGCTGACAAGCACTAGCACCTTGAAGGACATCTAA